From Streptomyces zhihengii, the proteins below share one genomic window:
- a CDS encoding carbohydrate kinase family protein, whose amino-acid sequence MIVVAGEALIDLVPHGAGAPLPALLPRPGGGPYNTALALGRLGADVAFCSRVSDDGFGEALLGGLRAAGVDVSPVQRGPEPTTLAVAAIGADGSAGYGFYAEGTADRLFTLPAALPAGARALALGTCSLVLEPGASAYEALLLREAGRGLFTLLDPNIRPGLIPDADAYRARFAGWLPHVTLLKLSEDDAGWLGGVPGGPDGPEAVVLTRAGAGLSVRTASGREVSVPAAPVTVADTIGAGDTVNAALLHALAARDALSPGALRSLGPDAWHDVLSFAARAAAVTCSRTGAEPPYAAELPPL is encoded by the coding sequence GTGATCGTCGTCGCCGGTGAAGCCCTGATCGACCTGGTCCCGCACGGGGCCGGGGCACCGCTGCCCGCGCTGCTGCCGCGGCCGGGCGGGGGGCCGTACAACACGGCGCTGGCCCTCGGCCGGCTCGGGGCGGACGTCGCCTTCTGCTCCCGGGTGTCGGACGACGGCTTCGGGGAGGCCCTGCTCGGCGGGCTGCGCGCCGCGGGGGTGGACGTCTCGCCGGTGCAGCGGGGGCCGGAGCCGACCACGCTGGCGGTCGCCGCGATCGGCGCGGACGGTTCGGCCGGCTACGGCTTCTACGCCGAGGGCACCGCGGACCGGCTGTTCACGCTGCCCGCCGCCCTGCCCGCCGGGGCGCGCGCCCTGGCGCTGGGCACCTGCTCGCTGGTGCTGGAGCCGGGGGCGAGCGCCTACGAGGCGCTGCTGCTGCGGGAGGCGGGGCGCGGGCTGTTCACCCTGCTCGACCCGAACATCAGGCCCGGTCTGATCCCGGACGCGGACGCCTACCGCGCGCGCTTCGCCGGCTGGCTCCCGCACGTCACGCTGCTGAAGCTGTCCGAGGACGACGCCGGCTGGCTGGGCGGCGTCCCCGGAGGCCCCGACGGGCCGGAGGCGGTGGTGCTGACGCGGGCGGGCGCGGGCCTGTCCGTACGGACCGCGTCGGGACGGGAGGTCTCGGTGCCCGCGGCCCCGGTGACCGTCGCCGACACCATCGGCGCGGGCGACACGGTGAACGCGGCGCTGCTGCACGCGCTGGCCGCGCGGGACGCCCTGTCCCCCGGGGCGCTGCGGAGCCTCGGACCGGACGCCTGGCACGACGTCCTCTCCTTCGCGGCCCGCGCCGCGGCCGTGACCTGCTCCCGCACGGGCGCCGAGCCCCCGTACGCCGCCGAGCTGCCCCCGCTCTGA
- a CDS encoding Rieske (2Fe-2S) protein: MPGRPTARRTVLKGAALAGAAGLGAAACSTDSKLGHAEVPTPTAPVDLGAADAVPVGGAKLYREQRLVVHCPAVGQYKAFSAQCTHAGCVLDKVEGTEGNCPCHGSRFDVTTGKALKGPATVPLPEVPVRAENGTLVAGPEA, from the coding sequence ATGCCCGGCCGCCCGACCGCCCGCCGTACCGTCCTGAAGGGCGCGGCCCTCGCCGGCGCCGCCGGGCTCGGCGCCGCCGCCTGCTCCACGGACTCCAAGCTGGGCCACGCCGAGGTCCCGACGCCGACCGCGCCCGTCGACCTCGGCGCCGCCGACGCGGTGCCGGTGGGCGGGGCGAAGCTCTACCGCGAGCAGCGCCTGGTGGTGCACTGCCCGGCCGTCGGCCAGTACAAGGCGTTCAGCGCCCAGTGCACCCACGCCGGGTGCGTCCTGGACAAGGTGGAGGGCACCGAGGGCAACTGCCCCTGCCACGGCAGCCGCTTCGACGTCACCACCGGCAAGGCACTGAAGGGCCCGGCGACGGTGCCCCTGCCCGAGGTGCCCGTCCGAGCGGAGAACGGCACGCTGGTGGCCGGCCCGGAGGCCTGA
- the uvrC gene encoding excinuclease ABC subunit UvrC codes for MADPSSYRPKPGQIPDSPGVYKFRDDHRRVIYVGKAKSLRQRLASYFQDLANLHPRTRTMVTTAASVEWTVVSTEVEALQLEYSWIKEFDPRFNVKYRDDKSYPYLAVTLNEEFPRVQVMRGAKRKGVRYFGPYGHAWAIRETVDLMLRVFPVRTCSAGVFKNHVQRGRPCLLGYIGKCSAPCVGRVTPEEHRELAEEFCDFMAGRTGTYIRRLEKQMAEAAEEMEYERAARLRDDIGALKRALEKNAVVLADATDADLIALAEDELEAAVQIFHVRGGRVRGQRGWVTDKVEAVDTAGLVEHALQQLYGEERGDAVPKEVLVPALPEDVDAVSAWLGGRRGANVSLRVPQRGDKKDLMETVQRNAQQALALHKTKRAGDLTTRSRALEEIAEALGLDSAPLRIECFDISHFQGDDVVASMVVFEDGLARKSEYRRFQIKGRVGDTQVWHGEGQDDVRSMHEVISRRFRRYLAEKDRTGEWIGEDAPEGEEADDGRPKKFAYPPQLVVVDGGRPQVAAAQRALDELGIDDVAVCGLAKRLEEVWLPGDDDPVVLPRSSEGLYLLQRIRDTAHDFAIRYQRSKRTKRIRTSPLDTIPGLGETRKQALIKHFGSVKRLRQATIEQICEVPGMGRKTAESVVVALAGAAPAAPAVNTATGEIIEENDGGSTP; via the coding sequence ATGGCCGACCCCTCCAGCTACCGCCCCAAGCCGGGACAGATCCCCGACTCGCCGGGGGTCTACAAGTTCCGGGACGATCACCGCCGGGTGATCTACGTCGGCAAGGCGAAGAGCCTGCGCCAGCGCCTCGCCAGCTACTTCCAGGACCTGGCGAACCTCCACCCGCGCACCCGCACCATGGTCACCACGGCCGCCTCCGTGGAGTGGACGGTGGTGTCCACCGAGGTCGAGGCGCTCCAGCTCGAGTACTCATGGATCAAGGAGTTCGACCCGCGGTTCAACGTCAAGTACCGCGACGACAAGAGCTACCCCTACCTCGCCGTCACGCTGAACGAGGAATTCCCCCGCGTCCAGGTGATGCGCGGCGCCAAGCGCAAGGGCGTCCGCTACTTCGGGCCGTACGGGCACGCCTGGGCGATCCGCGAGACGGTCGACCTGATGCTGCGGGTCTTCCCCGTGCGCACCTGCTCCGCGGGCGTGTTCAAGAACCATGTGCAGCGCGGCCGCCCCTGTCTGCTCGGCTACATCGGCAAGTGCTCCGCGCCCTGCGTGGGCCGGGTCACCCCCGAGGAGCACCGTGAACTGGCCGAGGAGTTCTGCGACTTCATGGCCGGCCGCACCGGCACCTACATCCGCCGCCTGGAGAAGCAGATGGCCGAGGCGGCCGAGGAGATGGAGTACGAGCGGGCCGCCCGGCTGCGCGACGACATAGGCGCCCTCAAGCGCGCCCTGGAGAAGAACGCGGTGGTGCTCGCCGACGCCACCGACGCCGATCTCATCGCCCTCGCCGAGGACGAACTGGAGGCCGCCGTCCAGATCTTCCACGTCCGCGGCGGCCGGGTGCGCGGCCAGCGCGGCTGGGTCACCGACAAGGTCGAGGCCGTCGACACGGCGGGCCTGGTCGAGCACGCCCTCCAGCAGCTCTACGGCGAGGAGCGCGGCGACGCCGTGCCCAAGGAGGTCCTCGTCCCGGCGCTGCCCGAGGACGTCGACGCCGTCTCCGCCTGGCTCGGCGGGCGCCGGGGGGCGAACGTCTCGCTGCGCGTGCCCCAGCGCGGCGACAAGAAGGACCTGATGGAGACGGTGCAGCGCAACGCGCAGCAGGCCCTGGCCCTCCACAAGACCAAGCGCGCGGGCGATCTGACCACCCGCTCCCGCGCCCTGGAGGAGATCGCCGAGGCCCTCGGCCTGGACTCGGCGCCGCTGCGCATCGAGTGCTTCGACATCTCCCACTTCCAGGGCGACGACGTGGTGGCGTCCATGGTCGTCTTCGAGGACGGCCTCGCCCGCAAGAGCGAGTACCGCCGCTTCCAGATCAAGGGGCGGGTCGGGGACACCCAGGTCTGGCACGGCGAGGGCCAGGACGACGTCCGCTCGATGCACGAGGTGATCAGCCGGCGCTTCCGGCGCTACCTCGCGGAGAAGGACCGCACGGGGGAGTGGATCGGCGAGGACGCGCCCGAGGGCGAGGAGGCCGACGACGGGCGCCCGAAGAAGTTCGCGTACCCGCCCCAGCTCGTCGTCGTCGACGGCGGCCGCCCGCAGGTCGCGGCCGCCCAGCGGGCCCTGGACGAGCTCGGCATCGACGACGTCGCGGTCTGCGGCCTGGCCAAGCGCCTGGAGGAGGTCTGGCTGCCCGGCGACGACGACCCGGTCGTGCTGCCGCGCTCCAGCGAGGGCCTGTACCTGCTGCAGCGGATCCGTGACACCGCGCACGACTTCGCCATCCGCTACCAGCGCTCGAAGCGGACCAAGCGGATCCGCACCAGTCCGCTCGATACGATCCCGGGTCTCGGGGAGACCCGCAAGCAGGCCCTGATCAAGCATTTCGGCTCGGTCAAGCGCTTGCGGCAGGCGACAATCGAGCAGATCTGCGAGGTCCCGGGCATGGGCCGCAAGACGGCCGAGTCCGTCGTCGTGGCCCTCGCCGGGGCGGCTCCGGCCGCACCCGCCGTGAACACGGCGACAGGAGAGATCATTGAAGAGAACGACGGGGGCAGCACGCCATGA
- the rapZ gene encoding RNase adapter RapZ yields the protein MTEHDRDGAADVSTGNAHEPADSAADVAIPELVIISGMSGAGRSTAAKCLEDLGWFVVDNLPPALIPTMVELGARSQGNVARIAVVVDVRGRRFFDNLRESLADLDAKQVTRRIVFLESSDDALVRRFESVRRPHPLQGDGRIVDGIAAERDLLRELRGDADLVIDTSSLNVHELRAKMDAQFAGDEEPELRATVMSFGFKYGLPVDADLVVDMRFLPNPHWVPELRPFTGLNEEVSNYVFNQPGAKEFLDRYTELLQLIASGYRREGKRYVTVAVGCTGGKHRSVATSEKLAARLSAAGVETVVVHRDMGRE from the coding sequence ATGACTGAGCACGACCGAGACGGAGCAGCAGACGTGAGTACGGGCAACGCCCATGAGCCCGCCGACAGCGCAGCGGACGTGGCCATCCCCGAGCTGGTGATCATCTCGGGCATGTCCGGCGCCGGGCGCAGTACGGCGGCGAAGTGTCTGGAGGACCTCGGCTGGTTCGTCGTCGACAACCTGCCGCCCGCCCTGATCCCCACCATGGTGGAACTCGGCGCCCGGTCGCAGGGCAACGTCGCCCGCATCGCCGTCGTCGTCGACGTCCGGGGCCGGCGCTTCTTCGACAACCTCCGCGAGTCCCTCGCCGACCTCGACGCCAAGCAGGTCACCCGCCGGATCGTCTTCCTGGAGTCGTCCGACGACGCCCTGGTGCGCCGCTTCGAGTCGGTCCGCCGGCCCCACCCGCTCCAGGGCGACGGCCGGATCGTCGACGGCATCGCCGCCGAGCGCGACCTGCTGCGCGAGCTGCGCGGCGACGCCGACCTGGTCATCGACACCTCCAGCCTCAACGTCCACGAACTGCGCGCCAAGATGGACGCCCAGTTCGCCGGCGACGAGGAGCCGGAGCTCCGCGCGACGGTGATGTCGTTCGGCTTCAAGTACGGGCTGCCGGTCGACGCCGACCTCGTCGTCGACATGCGCTTCCTGCCGAACCCGCACTGGGTCCCCGAGCTGCGCCCGTTCACCGGCCTGAACGAAGAGGTGTCCAACTACGTCTTCAACCAGCCCGGGGCCAAGGAGTTCCTCGACCGGTACACCGAGCTGCTCCAGCTCATCGCGTCGGGCTACCGCCGCGAGGGCAAGCGCTACGTGACCGTCGCCGTCGGCTGCACGGGCGGCAAGCACCGCTCGGTGGCCACCTCCGAGAAGCTGGCGGCCCGCCTCTCCGCCGCCGGCGTCGAGACCGTGGTCGTGCACCGGGACATGGGGCGCGAGTGA
- a CDS encoding gluconeogenesis factor YvcK family protein: MTGRTLRLRRLRRTTRTPAARKRGAQPKVVALGGGMGLSASLAALRRITGDLTAVVTVADDGGSSGRLREELGVLPPGDLRKALAALCGDDDWGQTWARVIQHRFQSQGDLHEHAVGNLLIVALWEQLGDHVQALDLVGRLLGAQGRVLPMSAVPLELQALVRGHDPARPDDVDTVRGQATVALTPGEVQSVHLVPHDPPAVPEAVEAVLDADWVVLGPGSWFSSVIPHLLVPELLDALVETRARRVLSLNLAPQPGETDGFSPQRHLEVLGRHAPKLALDVVLADEAAVPDRESLDDAAKRLGAAVELAPVASPDGVPKHDPELLAAAYDRIFRMHGRIGPWR; the protein is encoded by the coding sequence GTGACCGGACGCACCCTCCGGCTGCGACGGCTGCGCAGGACCACGCGCACGCCGGCGGCCCGGAAGCGCGGCGCGCAGCCCAAGGTCGTCGCCCTCGGCGGCGGCATGGGCCTGTCCGCGTCGCTCGCGGCCCTGCGCCGCATCACCGGCGACCTGACCGCGGTCGTCACGGTCGCCGACGACGGGGGATCCAGCGGCCGGCTCCGGGAGGAGCTCGGCGTGCTGCCGCCCGGCGACCTGCGCAAGGCGCTCGCGGCGCTGTGCGGCGATGACGACTGGGGCCAGACCTGGGCCCGCGTCATCCAGCACCGCTTCCAGTCCCAGGGCGACCTCCACGAGCACGCGGTCGGCAATCTGCTGATCGTCGCCCTGTGGGAGCAGCTCGGCGACCACGTCCAGGCCCTGGACCTGGTCGGCAGGCTGCTCGGCGCCCAGGGCCGGGTGTTGCCGATGTCCGCGGTGCCGCTGGAGCTCCAGGCGCTGGTCCGGGGCCACGACCCGGCCCGTCCGGACGACGTCGACACCGTGCGCGGCCAGGCCACCGTGGCGCTCACGCCCGGCGAGGTGCAGTCCGTCCACCTCGTGCCGCACGACCCGCCCGCCGTCCCGGAGGCCGTCGAGGCCGTGCTGGACGCCGACTGGGTGGTTCTCGGGCCCGGATCCTGGTTCTCCTCGGTGATTCCGCACCTCCTGGTGCCGGAGCTGCTGGACGCGCTGGTGGAGACGAGGGCGCGCCGGGTCCTCTCCCTCAACCTCGCCCCGCAGCCCGGCGAAACAGATGGCTTCTCACCGCAGCGTCATTTGGAGGTTTTGGGACGACACGCGCCTAAACTCGCCCTGGACGTGGTGCTGGCCGACGAGGCCGCAGTGCCCGACCGCGAGTCCCTCGACGACGCCGCCAAGCGGCTCGGAGCCGCGGTCGAGCTGGCTCCGGTGGCCTCTCCCGACGGTGTTCCGAAGCACGACCCGGAGCTGTTGGCCGCCGCGTACGACCGTATTTTTCGGATGCATGGAAGGATCGGCCCATGGCGATGA
- the whiA gene encoding DNA-binding protein WhiA, with protein sequence MAMTAAVKDEISRLPVTRTCCRKAEVSAILRFAGGLHLVSGRIVIEAELDTGIAARRLKRDILEIFGHSSELMVMAPGGLRRGSRFVVRVVAGGDQLARQTGLVDGRGRPIRGLPPQVVSGATCDAEAAWRGAFLAHGSLTEPGRSSSLEVTCPGPEAALALVGAARRLSIAAKAREVRGVDRVVVRDGDAIGALLTRLGAHESVLAWEERRMRREVRATANRLANFDDANLRRSARAAVAAGARVQRALEILGEEVPEHLAAAGRLRMEHKQASLEELGALADPPLTKDAVAGRIRRLLAMADKRAQDLGIPGTESNLTEEMADGLVG encoded by the coding sequence ATGGCGATGACGGCAGCGGTGAAGGACGAGATCTCCCGGCTCCCCGTCACCCGGACCTGCTGCAGAAAGGCGGAGGTCTCGGCGATCCTGCGGTTCGCGGGCGGCCTGCACCTGGTCAGCGGACGCATCGTGATCGAGGCCGAGCTGGACACGGGCATCGCCGCGCGCCGTCTGAAGCGGGACATCCTGGAGATCTTCGGCCACAGCTCGGAGCTGATGGTGATGGCACCGGGCGGTCTGCGCCGCGGGTCGCGCTTCGTCGTCCGGGTGGTCGCCGGCGGTGACCAGCTCGCCCGGCAGACCGGTCTCGTCGACGGCCGGGGCCGGCCGATCCGCGGCCTGCCGCCGCAGGTCGTCTCCGGCGCCACCTGCGACGCGGAGGCCGCCTGGCGCGGCGCGTTCCTGGCGCACGGCTCCCTCACCGAGCCCGGCCGGTCCTCCTCGCTGGAGGTCACCTGCCCCGGCCCGGAGGCCGCGCTGGCGCTGGTCGGCGCGGCCCGCAGGCTGTCCATCGCCGCCAAGGCCCGTGAGGTCCGCGGCGTCGACCGGGTGGTCGTCCGCGACGGGGACGCGATCGGCGCGCTGCTGACCAGGCTCGGGGCGCACGAGTCGGTGCTGGCCTGGGAGGAGCGGCGGATGCGCCGCGAGGTCCGCGCCACCGCCAACCGGCTGGCCAACTTCGACGACGCGAACCTGCGCCGCAGCGCCCGTGCCGCGGTCGCCGCGGGTGCCCGGGTGCAGCGCGCCCTGGAGATCCTCGGCGAGGAGGTCCCCGAGCACCTCGCCGCCGCGGGACGGCTGCGCATGGAGCACAAGCAGGCGTCCCTGGAGGAGCTCGGCGCGCTCGCGGACCCGCCGCTGACCAAGGACGCGGTGGCCGGCCGGATCCGCCGTCTGCTGGCCATGGCCGACAAGCGCGCCCAGGATCTGGGCATTCCCGGGACGGAGTCCAATCTGACCGAGGAGATGGCCGACGGCCTCGTCGGCTGA
- the gap gene encoding type I glyceraldehyde-3-phosphate dehydrogenase, translating into MTIRVGINGFGRIGRNYFRALLEQGADIEIVAVNDLGDTATTAHLLKYDTILGRLKAEVTHTADTITVDGHTIKVLSERNPADIPWGELGVDIVVESTGIFTSKADASKHIEGGAKKVLISAPAKDEDITIVMGVNQDKYDAATHHVISNASCTTNCVAPMAKVLDENFGIVRGLMTTVHAYTNDQRILDFPHKDLRRARAAAENIIPTTTGAAKATALVLPKLKGKLDGIAMRVPVPTGSATDLVVQLEREVTKDEVNAAFKKAADGELKGILYYTEDPIVSSDIVSDPASCTFDSSLTMVQEGNSVKILGWYDNEWGYSNRLVDLTVFVGNQL; encoded by the coding sequence GTGACGATCCGCGTAGGCATCAACGGCTTTGGCCGCATCGGTCGTAACTACTTCCGCGCGCTGCTGGAGCAGGGTGCTGACATCGAGATCGTGGCTGTCAACGACCTGGGTGACACCGCGACCACCGCTCACCTGCTCAAGTACGACACCATTCTGGGCCGCCTCAAGGCCGAGGTGACGCACACCGCCGACACCATCACCGTCGACGGCCACACCATCAAGGTGCTCTCGGAGCGCAACCCCGCCGACATCCCGTGGGGCGAGCTGGGCGTCGACATCGTCGTCGAGTCCACCGGCATCTTCACCAGCAAGGCCGACGCCTCGAAGCACATCGAGGGCGGCGCGAAGAAGGTCCTCATCTCGGCTCCGGCCAAGGACGAGGACATCACCATCGTGATGGGCGTCAACCAGGACAAGTACGACGCGGCCACCCACCACGTCATCTCCAACGCGTCCTGCACGACGAACTGTGTGGCGCCGATGGCCAAGGTTCTGGACGAGAACTTCGGCATCGTCCGCGGTCTGATGACCACGGTCCACGCCTACACGAACGACCAGCGCATCCTGGACTTCCCGCACAAGGACCTGCGCCGCGCCCGCGCCGCCGCGGAGAACATCATCCCCACCACCACCGGTGCCGCGAAGGCCACCGCGCTGGTGCTGCCGAAGCTCAAGGGCAAGCTGGACGGCATCGCCATGCGCGTCCCGGTCCCGACGGGCTCGGCCACCGACCTGGTCGTGCAGCTGGAGCGCGAGGTCACCAAGGACGAGGTCAACGCCGCGTTCAAGAAGGCCGCGGACGGCGAGCTCAAGGGCATCCTGTACTACACCGAGGACCCGATCGTGTCCTCGGACATCGTCAGCGACCCCGCCTCCTGCACCTTCGACTCCTCCCTGACCATGGTCCAGGAGGGCAACTCGGTGAAGATCCTCGGCTGGTACGACAATGAGTGGGGTTACTCCAACCGCCTCGTCGACCTCACGGTCTTCGTCGGCAACCAGCTCTGA
- a CDS encoding phosphoglycerate kinase: protein MKTIDQMLAEGVAGKRVFVRADLNVPLDGTTITDDGRIRAVQPTVARLAEAGARVVVASHLGRPKGAPDPAFSLAPAAARLGELLGTDVAFATDTVGESARGVVDALADGQVAVLENLRFNPGETAKDDAERGAFADALAGLADLYVGDGFGAVHRKHASVYDLPARLPHAAGLLIATEVGVLRKLTEDVRRPYAVVLGGSKVSDKLGVIDHLLEKADRILVGGGMVFTFLKAQGHEVGSSLLQEDQIPVVQEYLKRAEALGVEFVLPVDVRVAERFPDLKTKAPSDPETVAADAMPAGRMGLDIGPRTSELYAAKLADAGTVFWNGPMGVFEHPDYAEGTAAVAQALIDSPAFTVVGGGDSAAAVRILGFDENAFGHISTGGGASLEYLEGKTLPGLAALED, encoded by the coding sequence ATGAAGACCATCGACCAGATGCTGGCCGAGGGGGTCGCGGGCAAGCGGGTGTTCGTCCGCGCCGACCTCAACGTGCCGCTCGACGGCACGACCATCACCGACGACGGCCGTATCCGCGCCGTGCAGCCCACCGTCGCGCGCCTGGCCGAGGCCGGCGCCCGTGTGGTGGTCGCCTCGCACCTGGGCCGCCCGAAGGGCGCCCCGGACCCCGCCTTCTCCCTCGCCCCCGCCGCCGCGCGGCTCGGCGAACTGCTGGGCACCGACGTCGCCTTCGCCACCGACACGGTGGGCGAGTCGGCGCGGGGCGTCGTCGACGCACTGGCCGACGGGCAGGTCGCCGTCCTGGAGAACCTGCGCTTCAACCCGGGCGAGACCGCCAAGGACGACGCCGAGCGCGGCGCCTTCGCCGACGCGCTGGCGGGCCTCGCCGACCTCTACGTCGGCGACGGCTTCGGTGCCGTGCACCGCAAGCACGCCTCCGTCTACGACCTCCCCGCCAGGCTGCCGCACGCGGCCGGCCTGCTGATCGCGACCGAGGTCGGGGTCCTCAGGAAGCTCACCGAGGACGTCCGGCGCCCGTACGCCGTCGTGCTCGGCGGCTCCAAGGTCTCCGACAAGCTCGGCGTGATCGACCACCTCCTGGAGAAGGCCGACCGGATCCTCGTCGGCGGCGGCATGGTGTTCACCTTCCTCAAGGCCCAGGGCCACGAGGTCGGCTCCTCGCTGCTCCAGGAGGACCAGATCCCCGTGGTCCAGGAGTACCTGAAGCGGGCCGAGGCGCTCGGCGTGGAGTTCGTGCTCCCCGTCGACGTGCGGGTCGCCGAGCGGTTCCCGGACCTGAAGACCAAGGCGCCCTCCGACCCGGAGACCGTCGCCGCGGACGCCATGCCCGCCGGCCGGATGGGCCTCGACATCGGTCCCCGGACCAGCGAGCTCTACGCCGCGAAGCTCGCCGACGCGGGCACCGTCTTCTGGAACGGCCCGATGGGTGTCTTCGAGCACCCCGACTACGCGGAGGGCACCGCCGCCGTCGCGCAGGCGCTCATCGACTCCCCGGCGTTCACCGTGGTCGGCGGCGGGGACTCGGCCGCCGCCGTGCGGATCCTGGGCTTCGACGAGAATGCGTTCGGACACATTTCGACCGGCGGCGGCGCGAGCCTCGAATACCTCGAGGGCAAGACGCTCCCCGGCCTCGCCGCACTGGAGGACTGA
- the tpiA gene encoding triose-phosphate isomerase, with translation MTAVDNGRTPLMAGNWKMNLNHLEAIAHTQKLAFALSEKDFAAVEVAVLPPFTDLRSVQTLIEGDKLAIRFGAQDISAHDSGAYTGEISGSMLAKLKCAYVAVGHSERRQYHAETDEICNAKVKAAFKHGITPILCVGEGLEIRKAGDQVAYTLAQLDGGLKDVPAEQAGTIVIAYEPVWAIGTGEVATPEDAQEVCGAIRGRLAELYSQELADKVRIQYGGSVKAGNVAAIMAQPDVDGALVGGAALDADEFVKIVRFRDQ, from the coding sequence ATGACTGCTGTTGACAACGGCCGCACCCCGCTGATGGCGGGCAACTGGAAGATGAACCTCAACCACCTCGAGGCCATCGCCCACACCCAGAAGCTCGCCTTCGCCCTCTCGGAGAAGGACTTCGCGGCCGTCGAGGTCGCCGTGCTTCCCCCCTTCACCGACCTGCGCTCCGTCCAGACCCTGATCGAGGGCGACAAGCTCGCCATCAGGTTCGGCGCCCAGGACATCTCCGCGCACGACTCCGGCGCCTACACCGGTGAGATCTCCGGCTCGATGCTGGCCAAGCTGAAGTGCGCCTACGTCGCCGTGGGCCACTCCGAGCGCCGTCAGTACCACGCGGAGACCGACGAGATCTGCAACGCCAAGGTGAAGGCCGCCTTCAAGCACGGCATCACGCCGATCCTGTGCGTCGGCGAGGGCCTGGAGATCCGCAAGGCGGGCGACCAGGTCGCGTACACCCTGGCGCAGCTCGACGGCGGGCTGAAGGACGTCCCGGCCGAGCAGGCCGGGACGATCGTCATCGCCTACGAGCCGGTCTGGGCCATCGGCACCGGCGAGGTCGCCACCCCCGAGGACGCCCAGGAGGTCTGCGGCGCGATCCGCGGGCGTCTCGCCGAGCTGTACTCGCAGGAACTGGCCGACAAGGTCCGCATCCAGTACGGCGGCTCGGTCAAGGCCGGCAACGTCGCCGCGATCATGGCCCAGCCGGACGTCGACGGAGCCCTGGTGGGCGGCGCCGCGCTGGACGCCGACGAGTTCGTGAAGATCGTCCGCTTCCGCGACCAGTGA
- the secG gene encoding preprotein translocase subunit SecG has translation MGFSIALIVFSLLLMLLVLMHKGKGGGLSDMFGGGMQSSVGGSSVAERNLDRITIVVGLLWFACIVVLGLLMKLDS, from the coding sequence ATGGGGTTCTCGATCGCCCTGATCGTCTTCAGTCTGCTGCTGATGCTGCTGGTGCTGATGCACAAGGGAAAGGGCGGCGGCCTCTCCGACATGTTCGGCGGTGGCATGCAGTCCTCCGTCGGCGGTTCCTCGGTGGCCGAGCGCAACCTCGACCGCATCACCATCGTGGTCGGTCTGCTCTGGTTCGCGTGCATTGTCGTACTGGGTCTGCTGATGAAGCTGGACAGCTGA
- a CDS encoding RNA polymerase-binding protein RbpA — translation MASGNAIRGSRVGAGPMGEAERGESAPRLRISFWCSNGHETQPSFASDAQVPDTWDCPRCGFPAGQDRDNPPDPPRTEPYKTHLAYVRERRSDADGEAILAEALAKLRGEI, via the coding sequence GTGGCAAGTGGCAACGCGATCCGGGGAAGCCGGGTCGGAGCGGGGCCGATGGGCGAGGCAGAGCGAGGCGAGTCCGCCCCGCGCCTCCGCATCTCCTTCTGGTGCTCGAACGGGCACGAGACGCAGCCGAGCTTCGCCAGTGACGCACAGGTCCCCGACACCTGGGACTGCCCGCGATGCGGGTTCCCGGCCGGACAGGACCGGGACAACCCGCCGGACCCGCCGCGCACCGAGCCGTACAAGACGCACCTGGCGTACGTACGGGAGCGGCGCAGCGACGCGGACGGCGAGGCGATCCTCGCCGAGGCGCTCGCCAAACTGCGGGGCGAGATCTAG